The Vanacampus margaritifer isolate UIUO_Vmar chromosome 16, RoL_Vmar_1.0, whole genome shotgun sequence genome includes the window AGGTGACAAGGATATAAATCAAAGCAAATTGCCTAGCAGGTCCCATTTGGGTAATAATTTGTGCAAGTCATATAAAAAGGGGTGTTAAATTACCAAAAAGCCTgagtgaatttgaaaagaatgCTTATTAGATGGGCTGATATCCACTTTAAAAGagcacattaaaacaaagttttACTCTTTTCACAATAAAGGTTAAGTAGGGAAATCtatgtgagtattttttttttttcatgttgttgcCGCACACTTCCTCATAATAAATAAGTGAGGAAGTCGCTCGTGGCATCCTGTTTGTCATGAGGATGGATTGTACGCATGCTGTGTAAGCATTCGACTTCAAGCCCAATGTGACGCAGCAGAAGACAACACAATGCTTACTTTTGTTAAACCTATTTGCTCCTTTCTGAACTTCTCCAGGGGCTTGATGAGCAGATCTGACGCATTCTGAACCTGGACAGTGAAAACAGGGAACACGTATGACTGCAATCCTAAAATGAAACACAGTGTTGCTTAGTAACGCTTTGGAAATACGATTTCCAAACAATTGTGTTGTGCgcacgtttgttttttgttttttaagtacgGCTTAGCACCGGCAAGTTTAAAATTACTGTTTGTCACAGACAAGCTAGTCTAACAGGATCGGCGTGTAGTTGTAGCTTATCATAAAAATACCATAGCATGACAAGTGCAAAGGAAAACATTCAGTAGCCAAGGAGTTTATCagacctataaaaaaaaaaaaaaggggaaacatgcaataaaaacaattcaaatgcaTGATAATGTGTTTGTCCTGATAACTAACAAAGCTCCAATAGGATGCAGCGTGCGCGTGGAGGAAGATGATAACCCACCAGCATCATCCTGTCATGCTCCGCTTCCTGCAAGAGTCCCGCAAACTCCTGGAACGATTGAGCTGGGGATGAAAGGCCCGCACACGACTTAGGAAACGCGctcaaaaaaagacacattaaaaacacaacctaAATTATGTAACATTCTAAATAAAGTGGTTAGTTTATAGTGGTTTGTTTGCTCCATGGGAGTCAAAAACATTAGGCACAGCTATCACTATGATGCACTGCTGTTCTACAAGAATAACATATTTTGTTACATAAACTTTTCCTCCaatttttgggacaataatatgttctatgcagccctactagtctaaacatggtggTTAATACTGCTTTAGTGGAATATGactcaagcagcaaaatccagccatttttatccatctcagggggcggccattttgtcacttgctgtcgactgaagatgacatcaatattGCTAAGGTCTCacgtaacaaccaattacagcgcagcttcagaaaacaggtgagctctgattggttgttgcctgagccctaggcaacattgatgttatctttagtcgacagcaagtgacaaaatggccgcctcctgagatggataaaaaaacggctggattttgctgcttaactcatattccacaaatgtaatattaatcagaatgtcatgtttagactagtgaggtcacatataacatattatcgtcaagaaatgtttaaggttgacttccgcaGGAGGGCAACCAATACACAAGTACTCATACCTTGAAATAAGCAttccaatacctggtatcggtactcaacCATTCTACAGTGAATATCAATGGGGCGATCTTAAAGGCACCTTACGGTGATATTGACTAACGTACCAATGTTAATCTCATCGTCAGTCAAGGAGTCACCAATGAAGTCGAACTGGAACACACTGAGAGTCTGGGAAAGCTTCTGCACAGCCAGAGAATAACCtatgaaaacatacataaaGCCTTTAAAAGAATATCCAtcattttttatagcatttgTCTTCATTAGGATCATATgtgtaatataattttaatttaatgtaataggtacaccctggactgtttGCCAACCAATTGTAGGGCAGGGCACATATATTTACATTCACGTtgctactttaaaaaatatatatatgtatatatttggaTCTTCTTTCTGCTGCCAAGCATGGCTGACAGCAGTACAAAACATTCTGTAATTCAACTTTGAGACCAACATTTACAAACTTGTTGGAGGAGTTGAGTGACATGTTGTTTGGGTACATTGCGATCAAATGTTTAGTGCAAGACAGTCTTGAATCTCAGTCAGACAAACTGCTCCACAAATTCTCATTACAGTAGATGATAATCAACGTTTGTTCAATCATtgcataatattttttatacattttgtttggatccaattggggggggggggggtggggggggagttCCCATTGAGTTCTATGTTGCCTTTTTGTCTTGGTAGGAAAGACAGCAGGAGCCAGTACATGGTCAGTATTATCCCCCCGACGTCTGGCTTTCATTATCTACACAAACTTAGGTCTGTTAAATAAATCCTGCAAGACAGTTTTGGCCTTGGGATACAGTAGCATACTCGAAATCATCCCTTGAATCTCCTGTACTCTTATTTGTATTCCCTGTGTGTGtctaatttcttcttcttcatctttttttttaattctttttcagTGAAGAAAATGCATCAGTTGCAGCTCAAGGACAGTTGTGAGCACTAAGATAAACATTAACATTGGTGCATTCAACAAAAAGACATTCAGTTTATGCCCAGAAGTGTGCCAACTGCCAACACTAACAACAATGCCGCCATTTGTTTGCCAGGGCTACAAAATGGGAGCTTggcaagtaaaacaaaacaaatagtgTGTCCCCAGGAGGGGGTGCCACGTTAACCCAAATGCAGCCATGTACTGTAAGTTTGCGGATGTGGTCTTCACGGTAAACTGGATTTGATCCGCTCTCGCAGAGTGGGAAAGCAACATCTGTGTATACTGGATATCAACAGTGGAAGGACTCGGACTTAGTCGACAATTTTAGGACTTGGAATTTGACTAAAACTTATGAAAGAGGCCACTAGAATTTTCTTGGTATTCGTGAAAATCAACTTGAACTACAAGGACTTGACAATTTGCGCctatttaaatgtgaaaatctgcattttcaatatagaacagcatttgttttatttattcatttctaaagaaaagtattttttctgcaCAGTCACGATGAGTACAAATCGGGTAATTTTCTCCACACTATACTATGATGCAGATAGCACCTCATGAAGCATCGAGGGGGGAGCTCCAAGACGAATTTGGATTCAACTATTATGTTTTGATAAAATCAGGAAGTCAATTCAATATCAATATTTATCTAACAATTGTGACAAAAACATTGTAGAAGATGCAAATAAAATGCATCGTAATCCCCAGCCATGCATATTAATAagtgtataaatgtgtgtggATCACTATAGACGTGTTCTGCTAGTCAACCGTTTGCTCTGAACAAACAATCAGATCTGGCCCTGTGAggatgtattttaaatgttattagtTAGAGAAACAGTCCCGTTAATCATAGAGTTACAATGGGCCTCTACTGATTGTGAAGGCCATGAGTAGATTAAATATGCATGGCAGCAAcagagaggctgaaatctgattgggcaAAGAAGAAAGCAATCTAATCAACGTAAATTATTAAAAGCAGTGCAGCCCAgagaaaaaattcaaaacaaagacGAGACTCCTTAGAATAAAATTAATTCATACAATTTAATGGGGGGATATTCATGCTTGTTAAAATAGGTCAACTCGGCAGAAAGGTTTTGTGTACTATACTTTGACCACCACCACAGGTTGTGACTGAGTAAGACTGTATGATTCAATTTGACTAGTGAGGAGTCGACTTgacttgcttgtttgtttgttttgctgtaaCTTTCTTGAATCTTGAACGTTAAGACTTGAGATTTGAGGAATCCACAAATGTGCAAGTCATAAATGTACTCCCACCTCTGCCAGTAggtgttttgttgctgtcattAGGGAGCACTGGAGCACCTCCAAAATGTCTTCCCCACCATAACAACGCATCTTACAACTGCATGAAAtgtgcaaaattaaaaatagagtATAAGGTGCTTACCTTTGATTGCGTTAATCACATTGTTGCCATCTTTTATCAACTCTTTAAGGAATTTGCTAGTTCTGTCCAGCTCTAGTTCGTAGCACTTGAGCGTCTCCCTAAAGTCAGGACTGTCCGAGTAGCAGTCGCTAAACTCCAAAGGAGGATGCCCCATCTTGTTTGTGGTCTCTCGAGCAATAAAACCGATGATGGGGACAGTCGGTGAGTTTGGTTTCCACGCAGCTCTCAGCTCGCCTACTACTTACTGCGCGCCGCTCATTGCAGCGGAGCTCGAGCAACCATGTTGGCCGTGGGAGCCTGCAATGGCCGCTGGTCACTTACGAAGCCGAAGTGGAGGAAAACAGACGGACGGTGTGGATTCCCTCCTCGCCTTTCCGTGATTGTCAGCCTTTTCCCGGGGGTTAATTACGCGAATTTTTGTCCCCTAGCCACTTTTCCCGTGTTGTGATGTCGTGTTCACAAGAGCGGCTAATTTCATTTCGGACACGTCCCATTCCGAAATATGTTGCATTTTCATGAGTCAAGTTTGGCAATATTGTCTATCATACGTTATAGCAAAACTCTTTTACAGTCCTTTCAACATATAATCTTACACTCAAACGGAAAGTGGAATCTTGGTGGTGTGTCATTTGTATCTTAAGGCAAATTAATAGTACAAGCCTGCCTCGAAGCAAAATGGAACGCTACCAATCAAGCCCacgactgaaaaaaaacaaaaacatttttacacacccAGGAGGTTCTTAAAGGGGCCGCTACAAAATGGCAAGCTAATAGCCAACCACTATAATTTAACAACTACAATAGGTTCAGACTTTTGCGACGAACAAAATTAAACTGTTTTACTGTAGTCATTTGTTTCTCTGGTTAATTAAAATTCATCATTTGTAAATAATACAAGTGCTGTTagtaaatgaatgcaaaatgaTTTTTAGAGGGGTTATTTTGgttgaaaattaaagtaaataaagCTAAATTACCAAAGTACTTGCAATTAACGATCACAAatcttacagaaaaaaaatattactttttgttgttgttgttattgtttaagCGTTTAACTTCCTAATCAttgtcatacacacacacacacaattttttttaaatttgcatactacttaactctttgaatATTTGTACAATTTACTCTGACTCGGGGCAAGTGGTTTCTCTAAGATGGCGAATGTGTTGTGTCTTGTGCCAAACCACAAAAGTCtctaatgtggaaaaaaaaagatggtatCGTTAGCTAATCTagcaatttttgttttgctggtGAATGACCCATTGTAAATTTAGTCCTGTTTCTCCTGTCAGAAATTAGTTGGCAGCAAAGCTGTCCAGGGATTGGTGTGAATAACAGTAGGCTTTACCTCCAAACAACAACTCCAAACAACAACTGTCTGAAGCAATTCTTGCATCTTCAAACGTGACACAGAAAGAAACTATCCATGGATGGATTTAAACTTTTGATTGgaacattaatttcaatgttgtatGCATACCGCTAGTGGGACAATagttccctctagtggtatgcaaaagatTCACTGTAAAATTAGTATTCTAGCCAAAGTTAAATTTCCAAATTCATACtatttgcattcagtttttgacttgtgtgtttttaaacttATATTTAACGATTTGAAACAACGTAATGAGATTGTGCTgctgcaacaaaacaaaaaattggatTTATTAAATCCATGAATCTTCCAAATCTGAAGACACTTTATTTACACAAGCAGCATCAATAAAGGGCGAATAATGAAACATTTGTCAGACAgcgtacttaaaaaaaaaagactacgtTTCAAATAATGAATTAGTTGGtgacaatattttatataatcaCATCTCTGAAATCTCAATACTGAACTCACATTGCAAGGCCATCTTTTATGTCATGGTTTTATGCTGTGACCCAGAAACAATGGGATTAATACTTTTTAGGTGAATAACATGCTATGTACCTACTAGACTTCAGTCAGATCCAGTGATATATTAAGCCTGGCAAATTGGCAATGTGTATGGAAAAACTGGACGGAAGCACAACATAAGTGTCGTTGTATTGCTGCCTCTTGAAATTCTGGGTCAATTGCTGTTTTATACCTTTCAACACTTCCTGTCCAGAACAAAGCCGTTAAGCCAAGAGAGCAGACTGCAGTCCCCCACACAGATTCCTCAACTGGGccgaaattaaaacatttgaattgaattgtgtgGCTGTTTGTTTGGCCCGGCTAAATGGAGCTATTGTATGCAAACAGTGTGTGTAGAAGCATATGACCTCTCAGTGCAGGGCTGTGCGGtgcagtgtgtgcgtgcgtgtgtgtgtgtctgtgagaTATCATTAGCAATGCAAAGTCCTGCTGCTCCATTGCTCACTGGCACAGACTTCTTCAAAATGCTACATGCATAAATGTGTCCGGATGTTATTTGTTATGAGTGTCATCTGAAGGTAAGGATACTTTGCTCCTTGTGCTGCTTCATTTAACTTCTTATtctttgtcataaaaaaacaaaacaatctctGCATATTACTTAACCCTTTGAATATTTGCACAAGGCGCTTTTGGCACTCTGCGCGTCTCACTCTGACGAGGGGCGAGTATGTCACATGACACACGGTGCCAGGTCACTCATAAGGGGTCTGCCAAATCCACAGGAGGGCAGAGAGGCCCCCTTCTTCTATTTTTGTAAGTCAGTCATCCATTCCAAGCTAGTGGGTCAATAAAGTTGTCATCGCTGTCTCATATGCCTCTTACGCCTCCTGCTGAGCCAGGTAACATCACTCACATTTACACTCTGATGATGCTGTAGACATATTTGGACACTTTTAACACTTTCATCTTTGTTGATGTAGATGTATGATTTTGATATGAAACATTGCtggtacttttattttattattatttttaacgcattcactgccataaattcattttaaaaaagattatcaaaaaattaggggtgacaggcgattacattttttaatcgtaatttatcgcatgacttcactagttaactcacgattaatcacaaattttatgtcggttcggaatgtacaataaaaaattctaggttttcatactcttgttaacaaaagtgaaaaaaaaatgttgaactaatagaaatagttaaaatgaatttttgacgtttataaccgtcaatggcagtgaatgaattaaaaaaaaaaagattattaaaaattcggggcgtcaggcgattaaaatttttaatcgtaattaatcgcatgactttactagttaactcacgattaatgacaaattttatatgttctaaatgtacaaatttaaaaaatcgaggttttcatactcgtgttaacaaaagtggaaaaaaagttagactaatagaaatagttcaaatgaattttagacgtttatagccgtcaatggcagtgaatgagttaattatcacTTGGGGTTGGGAATTGGACCTCTTCAGGATGAAGTTGTCATGTGATTTGTAAAGTCATCTTTTTAACTCAAACTTGGTGATAATATGCCGGTGACGCAAAATTCAAATAACGGCACAACTAAATGGATGATTATgagagctgtaaaaaaaaaaaaaaaaaaaagtgtttcactGTGAAGTCAGTCCACTCTGAAAAATATGACGAATCAGAAACAACAATCCAACTAATGAAAAACTGACTCCAACTTTCCTTTGTGTTTCAGACCCGGAGCAAAAAATGAACTGGGCCTCATTTTATGCTGTCATCAGCGGCGTCAACAAACACTCCACGGGAATCGGCCGCATTTGGCTCTCCGTGCTGTTCATTTTTCGCATCCTGGTCCTGGCGGTTGCAGCAGAGAGCGTGTGGGGGGACGAGAAGTCCGGCTTTATCTGCAACACCCAGCAGCCGGGCTGCAACAGTGTGTGCTACGACCACTTCTTCCCCATCTCTCACATCCGCCTGTGGGCCCTGCAGCTCATCTTGGTCTCCACCCCCGCCCTGTTGGTCGCCATGCATGTGGCCCACCGGCGGCATGTGGACAAGAGGCTCTACAAGCTGTCAGGGAAAAGCAACCCGAAAGAACTGGAGCAGatcaaaagccaaaaaatgaaaatcaccggcgccctctggtggacatATGTCATCAGCCTGTTATTCCGGGTCACGTTCGAGGTGACTTTTATGTACGTCTTCTACATGATCTACCCCGGTTACAAGATGATCCGTCTGGTCAAGTGTGACTCGTACCCCTGTCCCAACACGGTGGACTGCTTCGTATCACGGCCCACGGAGAAAACCGTCTTCACCGTGTTCATGCTGGCCGTGTCGGGCGTTTGCATCCTGCTAAACATCGCAGAGATCGTTTTCTTAGTGGGGAAGGCCTGTGGCAAGCACCTGCACAATGCTGGAGACTCAACCACGGGGGCGTGGCTACAACATAAGCTCATAGTAGGGAAATAAATCTCTTTTGAAATGACGCATTCTAGTTTAACgttgaacaaataaaaaaaactaataacatTTCAGACctcattaaatttaattaagtAGATGCAGATGACATCCTAGGTCCATTAATGGCTTGCCAAATATAAATTATTTGTCATGGTGTACATTaagttaatttaatattttgtgttaactatgttttattttatttattcattttttatttactttatacaTAGAGTGTGTCAACATTTAGCTTCTTATGCCATGCAGTGTActgaaatgtaataaatgtctTCTGTCTGACTGAAAGCGAAGCACACATAAATGCACAGTAAACATATAATGTAATGCATTCATCGTAATGACAGTGTTTCATTAACACGGGTGGCTGTTAAAACATCCCCGTGAGGTAAATATGAAGCAGTAAATCTGCCATCAAAAGAATGCAGAATAAACTCCACCATACTTTGTGTGATTTTCCATAATAGCCATTAAATGTTTACTGAAtaggcgtggggggggggggggggggatggctGTCGCGAATGGCACTGTTGCCATCTTTAGACCTGAACTGCCACCTGTGAGCAAACGTCTCGGACTGATTGTAAAGGCCACAGAGCGCAGAGTTTTGCGTTATCAATAGCCTTGCCGTGTAAGGGGTCAGCGTGTGCGTGAAGATTGTTGACCCTGCTGACAGCTGGACCTGCAGGGGCACGTCTCTTTTTATGGAAAGTATCAACACTCTATCATCACAAGTGTACGGGAAACAAAACTATTAGATCCTGACTTTCaataaataatgttattttGGACAGGCATTTTTGAGACTACTAAAATCGTTTTGCCACCATTGGTTATGGTGACCTTCCGTTGTGTGTAATTAATGACTTgattcatgtgattaataaagTACCGCCCAAAAAAGTCATTCAAGCATTAGAGTAAACACAGCTCTTATTCTAcatcactgcaaactacaataataaataatgacttTATTGTTTAGAAAATGccatttctgtttaaaaataaacgTGTGTGAACGCTGAACAGCCATGGAATTGGAATTCTGAACTGctgcaattaaatgaattatacAAATGAAGACTGTAAGACTTGAGGTTGAAGTTGGGAGGGTGAAAATTTGTGACCCTTGAGTATGTGGTAAATAGATAGTTTAATTTGCATGGAAAATGTGATATTCCAGGAAAAGGagctctttttttaatgtgaactGTAGTTAAtctgttgaagttggaatgcgATGAATTGGTTCACAGTGCACAATGAATAGCCTAAATTTTGGACAATGACCATTGTTATCTTTGTAAAAGGAGAATTATTTGATACAGTATTGGCTTCATCATATTTCGCTCATAATCTTGAGGCACGGAATTGTATATAATACAAACATTGAAATCAATTTAATAGGAACTATGTTTAAGATAGATACAGAAGGTGCTGCTCATATAATTGAATGTCTTTGGATGGCCTTTCCATTCATTCTAatcaaacctattttaaaacatcAGTATGCTTACAGCGGTG containing:
- the gjb1a gene encoding connexin 27.5 isoform X2, whose protein sequence is MNWASFYAVISGVNKHSTGIGRIWLSVLFIFRILVLAVAAESVWGDEKSGFICNTQQPGCNSVCYDHFFPISHIRLWALQLILVSTPALLVAMHVAHRRHVDKRLYKLSGKSNPKELEQIKSQKMKITGALWWTYVISLLFRVTFEVTFMYVFYMIYPGYKMIRLVKCDSYPCPNTVDCFVSRPTEKTVFTVFMLAVSGVCILLNIAEIVFLVGKACGKHLHNAGDSTTGAWLQHKLIVGK
- the gjb1a gene encoding connexin 27.5 isoform X1 — encoded protein: MPLTPPAEPDPEQKMNWASFYAVISGVNKHSTGIGRIWLSVLFIFRILVLAVAAESVWGDEKSGFICNTQQPGCNSVCYDHFFPISHIRLWALQLILVSTPALLVAMHVAHRRHVDKRLYKLSGKSNPKELEQIKSQKMKITGALWWTYVISLLFRVTFEVTFMYVFYMIYPGYKMIRLVKCDSYPCPNTVDCFVSRPTEKTVFTVFMLAVSGVCILLNIAEIVFLVGKACGKHLHNAGDSTTGAWLQHKLIVGK